Sequence from the Streptosporangiales bacterium genome:
GGCTCGACGCCACGGGCCGTGACCCGCTGCGCGCCATCGCGGTGGGGTCGACGCTGCCGCCGATGCTCGCGGGCGCCCACGTCGCCGGTGCGGCTCTCCCGCTGACCGGTATCGACATCGGCGCCCACCGCCGCGCGCAGCTCGCCTGCCTCGGCCGGGCCGAGTCCGGCGAGCCCGACCTGCAGGGGCGGGCGGCCGGCGCGAACAAGGACCTGCTCAGGCTCGCCGACGTCACCGGCAGAGACGCGTCCCCGCGGCCGACGACGTCACCCGACGACGACGCCGACGACGAGGGCGGCTCGGGCGGCGCACGCGAGGGCGCGCTCGCGAGGCAGCTCGCCGTGGTCGCCCGGTGCATCGCCGCCGGCGCGCCCACCAGGGCGTACAGCGTCAGCCTCGGCGGGTTCGACACGCACTCCAACGAGAAGCGCACCCAGTCGCGGCTGCTCGGTGAGCTCGACGAGGCGGTCGCCGGCTTCCTCCACACCGTCGGCGGCGGAGCCCGTGGCGCGAACGTCGTCGTCGCCGTGTACTCCGAGTTCGGCCGGCGGGTCGCCGCCAACGGCAGCCAGGGCACCGACCACGGCACGGCCGGGCCGATGTTCGTCGCGGGCACCAAGGTCAAGGGCGGCTTCTACGGCGAGGACCCCAGTCTGACCGACCTCGACGACGGCGACCTCAAGGCGACGACGGACTTCAGGACCGTCTACGGCGAGCTCGTCGAGGGCGTCCTGGGCACGGAGGCGGGCCGGGTGGTTGCCGGCGCGGGCGACCAGCTCGGCTTCCTCCGCTGAGCCGTCCCCCGGCGCCCCGGGGCGGGCGCCGGGGGACTCATGACACTAGT
This genomic interval carries:
- a CDS encoding DUF1501 domain-containing protein, which gives rise to MDTVTRRRFLLASGVAAGTALAAGATTVSVRELVRAGRADPLDPDSAILVLVTLYGGNDGLNTVVPAGDTAYQDSRADLAYGQDEVLDLGDGLGLNPSMKGFKALWDADRLAVVRGVSYPRPDHSHFRSMAIWQSASPQGQVSTGWLGRWLDATGRDPLRAIAVGSTLPPMLAGAHVAGAALPLTGIDIGAHRRAQLACLGRAESGEPDLQGRAAGANKDLLRLADVTGRDASPRPTTSPDDDADDEGGSGGAREGALARQLAVVARCIAAGAPTRAYSVSLGGFDTHSNEKRTQSRLLGELDEAVAGFLHTVGGGARGANVVVAVYSEFGRRVAANGSQGTDHGTAGPMFVAGTKVKGGFYGEDPSLTDLDDGDLKATTDFRTVYGELVEGVLGTEAGRVVAGAGDQLGFLR